One genomic window of Cygnus atratus isolate AKBS03 ecotype Queensland, Australia chromosome 16, CAtr_DNAZoo_HiC_assembly, whole genome shotgun sequence includes the following:
- the BHLHE23 gene encoding class E basic helix-loop-helix protein 23, which translates to MAELKSLAGEAYLALAPGYAPSPFSYGGAPSPRGALAGGGGVAFHHPGALGKAAESSGEQSGDEEDGFEAGAKGGEALEREGKLKGAALGKKPKEQRSLRLSINARERRRMHDLNDALDGLRSVIPYAHSPSVRKLSKIATLLLAKNYILMQAQALEEMRRLVAYLNQGQALGAPLPTALSPFGQSAIYPFTSTALPGCPEKCTAFTGATSALCKHCNDKP; encoded by the coding sequence ATGGCCGAGCTCAAGTCTCTGGCCGGCGAGGCATACCTGGCGCTGGCCCCGGGCTACGCCCCGTCGCCTTTCTCCTACGGCGGTGCCCCGAGCCCTCGGGGAGCCttggcggggggcggcggggtgGCCTTCCACCACCCCGGGGCGCTGGGCAAGGCGGCGGAGAGCAGCGGCGAGCAGAGCGGCGACGAGGAGGACGGCTTCGAGGCCGGGGCGAAGGGCGGCGAGGCCTTGGAGCGGGAGGGCAAGCTGAAGGGGGCCGCGCTGGGCAAGAAGCCCAAGGAGCAGCGCTCGCTGCGCCTCAGCATCAACGCGCGGGAGCGGCGGCGGATGCACGACCTCAACGACGCCTTGGACGGCCTGCGCTCCGTCATCCCCTACGCCCACAGCCCCTCGGTGCGCAAACTGTCCAAAATCGCCACCCTGCTCCTGGCCAAGAACTACATCCTCATGCAGGCGCAGGCTCTGGAGGAGATGCGGAGGCTGGTGGCCTACCTGAACCAGGGCCAAGCGCTCGGCGCCCCGCTGCCCACCGCCCTCAGCCCCTTCGGACAGTCGGCCATCTACCCCTTCACCAGCACGGCCTTGCCTGGCTGCCCTGAGAAATGCACTGCCTTCACAGGAGCCACCTCTGCCCTCTGCAAACACTGTAACGACAAGCCTTGA